A single region of the Jaculus jaculus isolate mJacJac1 chromosome 15, mJacJac1.mat.Y.cur, whole genome shotgun sequence genome encodes:
- the LOC123455118 gene encoding calcineurin B homologous protein 1-like encodes MNAWQRSGGEIESEEAAERLLGTPGTVASTLPHNKELKEIEKEIKFSHSQITHLYSWITSLDKGQKRTASWGTFPEHSRTERVSCQEAELAINPLWGWIINAFSEEENQINFGGFMRILSHFLSLRVMKPISPTSPPPPNKFVNEPRPLNSQSNKLHLAFRLYKLNKDDKIPHDEMLQGFCMVIGLNASHGGLRKWLSD; translated from the exons AGGAACTCCTGGCACAGTGGCTTCCACGTTACCACACAACAAAGAGCTCAAGGAGATCGAGAAAGAGATTAAATTTTCCCACAGTCAGATTACTCACCTCTACAGCTGGATCACCAGCCTGGACAAAGGACAGAAAAGGACTGCAAGCTGGGGAACATTTCCAGAGCATTCCAGAACAGAGAGGGTTTCGTGCCAAGAAGCAGAACTTGCTATCAACCCACTGTGGGGCTGGATCATCAATGCCTTTTCAGAGGAAGAGAACCAAATAAACTTCGGTGGATTCATGAGAATTTTGTCTCATTTCCTATCACTGAGGGTAATgaaac ccatctcgccaacctccccccccccaccaaataaatttGTCAATGAACCAAGACCACTCAACAGCCAAAGCAACAAGCTGCACTTGGCTTTCAGACTATACAAATTGAATAAAGATGACAAGATCCCCCATGATGAGATGTTGCAGGGGTTCTGCATGGTGATTGGATTAAATGCCTCACATGGGggtctgaggaaatggctcagtgattaa